A part of Nodosilinea sp. FACHB-141 genomic DNA contains:
- a CDS encoding LuxR C-terminal-related transcriptional regulator has translation MTTSLKLLFEGIHQAEDEDSLRSQLAPQLGEYFAAKRSGIFFFDQLLVDQKFQTVLNLALSLEHNPVARYIAERHTPVHEGLVTTPKAWKLICPRPDHRHVMAGPIVDRGQLVGSVGCTREKSMPAFDTQNLADLSAVCLHLSAWTASVRLTRSTTPQPQHQSLNASRLTPRELQIADLVALGRTNAEIGNELWITENSVKQALKRMFRKLEVSSRAELVAQISAMQPHFSK, from the coding sequence ATGACCACTTCCTTGAAGCTCTTATTTGAAGGAATTCACCAAGCAGAGGATGAAGACAGCTTGCGATCGCAGCTTGCGCCACAACTTGGGGAGTACTTTGCGGCCAAGCGATCTGGAATCTTTTTCTTCGACCAGCTTTTAGTAGATCAAAAGTTTCAAACCGTTCTCAACCTTGCCCTGTCTCTCGAACACAACCCTGTAGCGCGTTACATCGCGGAACGCCACACACCCGTTCATGAAGGATTGGTGACAACACCCAAGGCCTGGAAATTAATCTGTCCACGTCCGGACCACCGGCATGTAATGGCAGGTCCGATTGTCGATCGTGGTCAACTCGTGGGTTCAGTGGGATGTACCCGCGAAAAATCAATGCCTGCTTTTGATACTCAAAATCTAGCCGATCTAAGTGCTGTCTGTTTGCACCTGTCTGCTTGGACTGCAAGTGTGAGACTTACACGCAGCACGACTCCACAACCTCAACATCAATCGCTTAACGCCAGCCGACTAACACCGCGTGAGTTACAAATTGCTGACTTGGTAGCTTTGGGGCGAACCAATGCAGAGATTGGGAATGAACTTTGGATTACCGAAAATTCTGTCAAGCAAGCTTTGAAGCGAATGTTCCGCAAGCTAGAGGTTTCGTCGCGTGCAGAACTGGTTGCACAAATCTCCGCCATGCAACCCCATTTTTCCAAGTAA